The Providencia rettgeri genome includes a window with the following:
- a CDS encoding Terminase-like family: protein MDIDFDFFDREVEKEIARRCLHEFIQYINPDYITSYFSETVCNELDKFIEGMMNGERPILILGAPPQHGKSDIVSRYLPAYFFGKYPNMRIGALSYSADLASEMNADVQRIMSSEEYQQLFPNSWLGNKPINGVSVKRNADAFGIANHRGGYVCAGVGGPLTGKKVDLGIIDDPIKNSKEALSPTVKKSIWNWYVSTFKTRLSKSSGEIIMATRWATDDLSGQVIDKAKKS, encoded by the coding sequence AGTAGAGAAGGAAATTGCTCGCCGATGTTTGCATGAATTTATTCAGTATATAAATCCTGATTACATAACGAGTTATTTTTCTGAAACTGTTTGTAATGAACTAGATAAGTTCATAGAAGGCATGATGAATGGTGAGCGTCCTATTTTAATATTAGGCGCTCCTCCTCAGCATGGTAAATCAGATATTGTCTCTCGATATCTTCCTGCATATTTTTTTGGTAAATACCCTAATATGAGAATTGGGGCGTTATCCTATTCTGCTGATTTAGCTAGTGAAATGAACGCCGATGTTCAGAGGATCATGTCATCCGAGGAATATCAACAGCTATTTCCTAATTCTTGGCTTGGAAACAAACCAATAAATGGCGTTAGCGTTAAGCGCAATGCAGATGCTTTTGGAATTGCGAATCATAGAGGTGGATATGTTTGTGCCGGTGTCGGAGGACCATTAACAGGTAAAAAAGTTGATCTAGGCATTATTGATGACCCAATAAAAAACTCGAAAGAAGCACTTAGTCCGACAGTTAAAAAATCAATTTGGAACTGGTATGTATCAACTTTTAAGACTCGCTTATCAAAAAGTAGCGGAGAAATTATCATGGCTACACGCTGGGCTACTGATGATTTATCAGGTCAAGTAATTGATAAAGCGAAAAAAAGCTAA